CCAGCGAGGGAATGTAGGTCTCGCGCTCGAGCCTGCCCTGCCAGTCCACAGGCATCCTGTCGATCATCGGCTTGGGACCGGCAATACGCATGCGTTCGCCCGGTTCGCGCACCTTCAGGGGCTGGCCGTTGAGAAAGGCGCCACCGCCTTTGACCGCCCAGTAGGTCTCTTGCCGCGCCGGGCATTCGAGCACGCCGGCGAGTGAACGGCCGGCCTCGACGACGGCAACGCTGACGCACCATGCCGTGCGCCCCTCGACGAAGCCGCGCGTGCCGTCGATCGGGTCGACGACGAAGGTGCGGCGCGCGCCGAGCCGGTCGGGACTGTCGGCGGTTTCCTCCGACAGCCAGCCATAATCGGGCCTGGCCGCCGTCAAGGTTTCTCGCAGATAGTGGTCGGCGGCGTAATCGGCCTCGCTGACCGGCGAATTGCCGCCCTTGAACCAGACTTCCG
The nucleotide sequence above comes from Aminobacter aminovorans. Encoded proteins:
- a CDS encoding 3'(2'),5'-bisphosphate nucleotidase CysQ, which gives rise to MQATDNIDNSDLKGELDLLRAAATEAGRIAMGFFRQSPEVWFKGGNSPVSEADYAADHYLRETLTAARPDYGWLSEETADSPDRLGARRTFVVDPIDGTRGFVEGRTAWCVSVAVVEAGRSLAGVLECPARQETYWAVKGGGAFLNGQPLKVREPGERMRIAGPKPMIDRMPVDWQGRLERETYIPSLAYRVAMIANGVLDATFVKPNAHDWDIAAAELILTEAGGKLLDRHGSRLAFAGEDIVHGALMAGSGTLLDVMAGVLASHDG